The window CTCACCTTCATAATTATTCAAGCGGTACTCCGTAATTTTTTCGTTGTTGAACAGGTTATCGTCCAGGGTGAGGCATCCTGTGAACAGGAGCAACAAAGGAAAGAGGGAAATCAACTTTTTCATTTTCAGAATTTCAAGGTGTAACCAAAGAACAGAGCACAGGCGCCATGCGTTCTCAACGGTGTTTTATAATCGATGACCAGTCCTTCATTGGAAAGGTTGGGCGCAATAATTCTGAATTCGGTGTTAAAGCAATGCTTTTTCCGTTGAAAGGAATGACCGAGCGCGGGCATAAACAGCAGGTGATTTTCCTGTTGTTCATTATTGGCTTTATTCCCGGACAGCTCAAACCAGTTATCCAGGCTTAGGTAGATAAGATCTTTGTGTTTCCCATATTCCCAATAGGTGCTAATGGCAAGTTGAGGATATAATTTTCGGGCGTCGCTGTTGCGGTAGATAATATTGGCGACCGGAGTAATGCATACCGCAGGTTGAAATTCCCTTTGTTTTACGATTTGCTTAGTCAGTCCCAGCTCGAATTGAAAATTACCATACAGTGCCGAAGTGACATTCACCGCTCCGAACCCGGTGGTTGTTTCATTAAGACCGTACCCATAAGCCAACGTCAGAAAAGGCATGGGTATGGTTGTTCCATTATAATCGAACAACACTCCACCCAATGAAGCATTCACCGCCTGCTGCTGTTTTTCGAGCGGCTTCACAAAGCGTTGCGGGGCACAGGAGAAAAAGAACAAACCTGCGATTAGCGAAACAACACAGTCAATAGTAGAACTTTTCATCATCCTTCGGGTAAGATGCTACGAAGCTACTTGTTCCCTGAAATCCTGAACATGAAGATTGCTCTATGCAAGAATGATTTTAGTCAATATAGGAATCTCTATCCGAGTCAGTTCCGCCGTCTATTTTAGTGATAATTGTATTACCTGCGTTTCACCTGACGGTACTATGATCATTATTGCTATTGGTAATGAGGTGTAGAAGATGAAAGGAGACAGGACTCTTTCTTGTAGCTACCACAGGTGATTCTTTAGTAACACAGGACGGGCTTTTTTATTGATATGTAAAAAACCCTTTTGGGGGAATAGGAAGTAATGCAAACTTTTCTTCCCCCAATACGATGAACTGCCCGAAAGTAAAACTTCTCTAACTATATTACCATGGGGTCATCTGCAGAAAACCAATTAATCTTCATGATTAACCAGCTTTCTATCGAGTACAATTTTCTTTTCGCCACCATTGGGGCCGCTGATAATATAATTCTGGGCCAAATCAGCTCCTAAAAGTTTCACAAACTTGGCGCGAATTTTCGCCATTTTTTCACTGAGTGAATTGCTATCGGCACGACAAAGGTCTTCCACCAATTTTTCGATCACGGCTCTATCGTCGCGACGGCTGAGTAAGTGCATATACTCTGAGAGTTCAGCACGGTGATCGACCACATCACTGACTTTAATACCTTCCGGATGATTCAGGAACAAGAGATAGACTCCCAGTTCAGCAGGAGTAAGATTGATTTTCAGCATTCCAAGGTCCGGAATATAAGGGCTTTTGTTCCGGCCTTTCAGCAGTAGTGGCAGCGGGCTTCTCACTAAATCATAGCGTTCCCGAAACAGTAGTTGCCGACGAATGCTATCCATCATTTCGAAGGTATAACGGATATGCGCATGGGAGACTTTGCGTTCTGCAATAATCTTCTGGCAATCGGGGCAAATATCGGCAGTGCGCAATTTAAGCGAGATTTCTTCTTTCTGCTCGCAGAAATCGAGGATACAACCACGTGCCGTTTTATGCATGGCAGTAAACATTTCAGAAGGCTTATCAAACATGATCTGCTTCAGCAGAATGCTCACCATCTGATAAGCGATGGGATATCTGCTGTCGCCGGCGGCATATAGCTCCCATTGCTCCGTATGCACGAAATAGTTGTTGGGCGTTTTTTCATCGTATCCTGAAAACCAGTTGGGGTAATTTCCATAATCAGTGAGGAGAATGACTATTTCATCTGCAGGTATATTGCATTTTTTCCTGAAGTCATTATTTGCATGAAAAAGATCGTTCCACGAGAGGCGCTCCACTGACATTTCAGCACTATACATCACCCTGGATTCCATTACTTCCTGACGATGATATTTTTCATCATCCGGGAACAATAGCTTCACTTCGTCCTGTATGCTGAGCTCAGCAGGATGGCCATAGGTATGAAATGTAAATGGCCCCGGAATATGCTGCAGGAAATCACAGACTCCAAAATAGAGGGCATCCTCCACTCCATCCGTACGTATCAGGTAAACATTCATAGTGTTAAATATCGCATTTTCTTTTCAACCGGACTAAACATTTATGTCTGAATTTTTCATCTTCTACTGCTTTCTTTTGATGGTAACATTCAAGCTACAGCAAATCTAACACTTTAAGATCAGCTACCTCTGACTGACGACAGGCAACCGCGGGGACGCAGGGACTACTACGCTAAAGCTTCGAAGTCCGAAGGTCTACTTCGCTAAAGCTTCGAAGACCGAGGGAAGGCGCAAGGTCTACTACGCTAACTGTGTGCGCCAAAGCTTAAGCGACGGTGTAAGCTTCGAAGACCGAAGGTCTACTACGCTAACTGTGTGCGCCAAAGCTTAAGCGACGGTGTAAGCTTCGAAGACCGAAGGTGGCGCGGGGTTTTCGTTGATAGTTGCATGATGACACCACGGTTGTCATTTTAAATTTCTATGACATGTACCTCAATTCTTAAAGAATCCTGTCTTTCGCATTCCTCTTCGCTTATGATCCATATAATCGTGAAGCGTCACATTCATCTCCTGCATGGCGCTTGCCAAATGGGATTTTGATACGGAACGCACCTCTTCACGGTCGATGTTTAGCCGGCGGGCGATACTCCAGGCATCGATATCTGCTCCAACAAAACTAAACGACCAACGTTCTGTTCTTTTCCGATTGCTGATCTTCTCCGCTATCTGCTTATAGGTAAAAAACTGAGATGCATTCTCTTCCCCATCCGTCAGCACTACGATCACCACATCATCCTCCGGACTGAGCAGTCGTTCTGTATCCATTATTCTCATACCGATGGCATCCAGCAGCGCGGTTGATCCCTCGGGTACATACTGACGCAAGGTCAAGAGTGGGGCTTGTTCCGGCCCCAGATGTGAATACAACGTCGTTACTTCTGTATTAAAAAGAACCAGCGAAACCACCATTTCTTGTCCGGGCATCCGCTCTGCAAGGGAACGAATAGAC of the Bacteroidota bacterium genome contains:
- a CDS encoding VWA domain-containing protein; its protein translation is MKSKTYYQLILDASGSMSNVRSETLNAVNNQILSIRSLAERMPGQEMVVSLVLFNTEVTTLYSHLGPEQAPLLTLRQYVPEGSTALLDAIGMRIMDTERLLSPEDDVVIVVLTDGEENASQFFTYKQIAEKISNRKRTERWSFSFVGADIDAWSIARRLNIDREEVRSVSKSHLASAMQEMNVTLHDYMDHKRRGMRKTGFFKN